Proteins encoded by one window of Rutidosis leptorrhynchoides isolate AG116_Rl617_1_P2 chromosome 7, CSIRO_AGI_Rlap_v1, whole genome shotgun sequence:
- the LOC139860362 gene encoding uncharacterized protein — protein sequence MAEVEEEKTAFFTNKGIFCYTKMPFGLKNAGATYQQTDEAEKAFHDVKAFLKELPTLTAPIPGETLTIYLATSSEAIRSVLIADRGKTQMPVYFVRKVLQNGEVNYPTMEKLIYALVHIARRLRRYFQAHPIQVFTDQPIKHVLTRPEISGRMAKWAIELGEHEITFLPRHSVKGQVIADFLVELPSDMIKQGETTVTRKETEEFWELYMDGVSSEEGSGIGLLLVSPNGEEITYAIRLKFAASNNEAEYEALIARLCLAKSIDVRQLTAYVDSQLVASQLNGSFEAGDTSIEKYLELTKALTKTFAAFEIKQIPRSYNKKVAALSKLASLLYDHFTKKVMVEVLERKSTEEDTLMETITTEERMLDDTFHKIPYRQYSPGRQTTSL from the exons ATGGCTGAGGTCGAAGAAGAAAAGACTGCATTCTTCACAAACAAAGGCATCTTTTGTTATACAAAAATGCCATTTGGGTTGAAGAATGCCGGAGCAACATACCAACAG ACGGATGAGGCCGAGAAGGCCTTCCATGATGTAAAAGCATTCTTAAAAGAACTACCAACGTTAACGGCACCAATACCGGGAGAAACCCTCACGATATACCTTGCCACCTCCTCTGAGGCAATCAGGTCGGTTCTAATTGCCGACAGAGGTAAAACCCAAATGCCGGTATACTTCGTAAGAAAAGTATTACAAAACGGAGAAGTAAACTACCCGACCATGGAAAAACTAATTTATGCCTTAGTGCACATAGCCAGACGATTAcggcgatattttcaagcacatccgataCAGGTTTTCACGGACCAACCAATCAAACACGTCCTGACTAGGCCTGAAATTTCTGGAAGAATGGCGAAGTGGGCAATAGAACTTGGCGAGCACGAAATTACCTTCCTCCCGAGACATTCAGTCAAGGGCCAGGTCATAGCCGACTTCCTGGTAGAGCTTCCCTCTGACATGATCAAACAAGGTGAAACAACCGTAACAAGAAAGGAAACAGAAGAATTCTGGGAACTATATATGGATGGAGTGTCGAGTGAGGAGGGGTCAGGCATAGGCCTGCTCCTCGTTTCCCCAAACGGAGAAGAAATAACCTACGCTATACGGTTGAAGTTCGCTGCCTCAAACAACGAGGCCGAGTACGAAGCATTAATAGCCAGATTATGCTTGGCAAAAAGTATTGATGTACGACAACTCACAGCTTATGTCGACTCACAACTGGTAGCAAGCCAGTTAAATGGTAGCTTTGAAGCCGGAGATACATCGATTGAAAAATACCTAGAGCTTACAAAAGCACTAACCAAAACCTTCGCGGCATTTGAAATAAAGCAAATACCTCGTAGTTATAACAAGAAAGTGGCTGCTTTAAGCAAGCTTGCCTCTCTGCTCTACGACCACTTCACTAAAAAGGTTATGGTTGAAGTACTGGAAAGAAAGTCAACTGAAGAGGACACTCTCATGGAAACAATCACAACAGAAGAAAGAATGTTGGATGACACCTTTCATAAAATACCTTACCGACAGTACTCTCCCGGAAGACAAACTACAAGCCTGTAG
- the LOC139860361 gene encoding uncharacterized protein encodes MFEHCFLQLPESIRRQKKVATSPLVGFNSAATWPVGSITLEFVLGKLPFQSTADIEFSIVKTDSRYNVIRGRNAMQKFGAITSTVHGMLKFPTSAGIATIWTQEMEPVECLQIFTGGADHITVHDDGYVSPNPKYPEQMIQIGMTLSDNAKDTLCKLLAENIDVFAWERSGMTGVPREIAQHRLNVIPNITPVVQKKRAMALEQSEFLDNEVQRLVDAGIMKKVQYHTWVANPVMVKRQTDIGVCVSITRTSTKHAQKTITLCRRSTERSSPSRVFSF; translated from the coding sequence ATGTTTGAACACTGTTTTTTGCAATTGCCAGAGAGCATTCGCCGGCAAAAGAAAGTTGCGACATCACCATTGGTAGGATTCAACAGTGCTGCAACCTGGCCAGTAGGCTCCATCACGCTGGAATTCGTACTAGGTAAATTACCTTTTCAAAGCACTGCGGACATAGAATTCTCTATCGTCAAAACCGATTCCCGGTACAATGTCATCCGTGGGCGTAATGCCATGCAAAAATTCGGAGCAATCACGTCCACAGTGCATGGTATGCTAAAATTTCCAACCTCAGCTGGCATAGCAACCATCTGGACACAAGAGATGGAGCCGGTTGAGTGCTTGCAAATATTTACGGGCGGTGCAGATCATATCACAGTGCATGATGACGGCTATGTGTCACCAAATCCTAAATACCCGGAGCAAATGATCCAGATCGGAATGACTTTGAGCGATAACGCAAAGGATACACTTTGCAAACTCCTAGCGGAAAACATCGATGTCTTCGCTTGGGAGCGATCCGGCATGACAGGAGTCCCTCGCGAGATAGCACAGCACCGGCTAAACGTGATCCCAAACATTACACCGGTTGTCCAAAAGAAAAGAGCAATGGCGTTAGAACAAAGCGAATTTCTGGATAACGAGGTACAACGTCTGGTCGATGCCGGTATAATGAAGAAAGTACAATATCATACATGGGTAGCAAATCCAGTGATGGTAAAAAGGCAGACGGATATTGGCGTATGTGTGTCGATTACAAGGACTTCAACAAAGCATGCCCAAAAGACAATTACCCTCTGCCGGAGATCGACTGAAAGGTCGAGTCCCTCTCGGGTTTTCAGTTTCTGA